A portion of the Paenibacillus marchantiae genome contains these proteins:
- a CDS encoding polyprenyl synthetase family protein, with translation MSNRPSFETYLEEVTAEVTGELQQTLPVHWDVPQSLADAMQYSLMAGGKRLRPLLVVAAAEAFGAQRTAALPVACAVEMVHTYSLIHDDLPAMDNDDYRRGKLTNHKVFGEATAILAGDALLTHAFYSIVQAGRRSGVSADALLSIVEELSELAGARGMVGGQVADMEGEQGMTDLAQLQYIHLHKTGDLIVFSLIAGARIGGATDGQLEALRVFGRDLGLAFQIQDDILDLTGDEQKMGKKTQSDVNQQKVTYPYFIGMDASLQEVKSLTQSAKDALGRAELPDPSRLMEIADYLMSRDH, from the coding sequence ATGAGTAATCGTCCTTCGTTTGAAACGTATCTTGAGGAAGTCACAGCTGAGGTGACGGGAGAGTTGCAGCAGACTCTTCCTGTTCACTGGGATGTGCCTCAGTCACTGGCTGACGCGATGCAGTATTCACTTATGGCCGGGGGCAAACGCCTTCGTCCACTTCTGGTCGTTGCTGCGGCGGAAGCCTTCGGTGCACAGCGTACAGCTGCATTGCCGGTAGCCTGCGCCGTGGAGATGGTTCATACGTATTCGTTGATCCACGATGACCTGCCTGCCATGGATAATGACGACTATCGCAGGGGAAAATTAACGAATCACAAAGTATTTGGTGAAGCGACAGCTATATTGGCTGGCGATGCACTTTTAACGCACGCTTTTTATAGTATTGTTCAGGCAGGTCGTCGCAGTGGTGTGTCAGCAGACGCATTGTTATCCATTGTGGAGGAATTGTCGGAATTGGCTGGCGCAAGAGGCATGGTTGGCGGACAAGTGGCTGATATGGAAGGCGAACAGGGCATGACAGATCTTGCCCAATTGCAATATATTCATCTGCACAAGACTGGAGATTTAATTGTGTTTTCTCTCATTGCGGGCGCACGTATTGGTGGTGCGACAGACGGACAGTTGGAGGCGCTGCGCGTATTTGGCAGAGATCTGGGGTTAGCTTTCCAAATTCAGGACGATATTCTCGACCTGACGGGTGACGAGCAGAAAATGGGCAAGAAGACACAAAGTGATGTGAATCAGCAAAAGGTTACATACCCTTATTTTATTGGTATGGATGCCTCTCTTCAAGAGGTGAAGTCCCTTACGCAATCTGCGAAAGATGCACTTGGCAGAGCGGAGTTACCTGACCCTTCGAGACTGATGGAGATTGCAGATTATCTGATGAGTCGAGATCATTAG
- the xseA gene encoding exodeoxyribonuclease VII large subunit: MKLESDQVLSDVWLRGEISNFTHHSSGHMYFTLKDKDSRIKSIMFASHNQRLPFVPKEGARVIARGNVSVYERDGQYQFYATHMQPDGIGSLYLAYEQLKKKLEDEGLFSTSRKRQIPRFPQTIGVVTSPTGAAVRDIMITLQRRYPSAQVILYPVLVQGKGAAPSIVKAINNLNRMGEADVLIVGRGGGSLEELWAFNEEIVARAIVGSAIPVISAVGHETDFTIADFAADLRAATPTAAAELAVPNRAELLDQIAQRQRQLQHSLRQRAVHNRERLARLQRSPVLVHPRRTLMQHTERLDMLQQRLLRTVDTRMKWTTEKQERLRAALQRFNPREQVNAARRENASARRQLEVAIRSIARAKQQQWKSSVRHLDALSPLKVMSRGYSLVYDEQEQRLIKSMKDVQPGDSIKIKLTDGQLDCQVWGMKEDDNTHGE, encoded by the coding sequence ATGAAGCTAGAATCGGATCAGGTACTGTCGGATGTATGGCTGCGCGGAGAGATCTCCAATTTTACACATCACTCCAGCGGTCATATGTATTTTACATTGAAGGACAAGGACAGCCGAATTAAGTCCATTATGTTTGCTTCCCATAATCAACGATTGCCCTTTGTACCGAAGGAGGGTGCAAGGGTTATTGCTCGTGGTAATGTCTCGGTGTATGAGCGGGATGGACAATATCAATTCTACGCTACACACATGCAACCGGACGGTATTGGAAGTCTGTACTTGGCCTATGAGCAGTTGAAAAAAAAGCTGGAGGACGAGGGACTGTTCTCTACATCACGGAAAAGGCAGATTCCCCGTTTTCCACAGACGATTGGTGTGGTAACCTCACCTACAGGTGCAGCGGTAAGGGATATCATGATTACATTGCAACGCAGATATCCTTCTGCCCAAGTGATTCTGTATCCTGTACTCGTTCAAGGTAAAGGTGCAGCTCCTTCCATTGTGAAGGCCATCAATAACCTGAACCGAATGGGTGAAGCCGATGTGCTGATTGTCGGACGAGGCGGCGGATCACTGGAAGAGCTGTGGGCTTTCAATGAGGAGATCGTGGCAAGAGCGATTGTGGGTTCGGCCATTCCAGTGATATCAGCCGTTGGGCATGAAACGGATTTTACGATTGCCGATTTTGCTGCTGATCTACGTGCGGCAACACCTACGGCTGCTGCCGAACTGGCAGTACCCAATCGAGCTGAGCTGCTTGATCAGATCGCTCAGCGCCAGCGTCAGCTGCAGCACAGTTTACGTCAGCGTGCTGTTCATAATCGCGAGCGACTGGCCAGATTGCAACGCTCACCTGTGCTTGTGCATCCCAGACGTACCTTAATGCAGCATACGGAGCGACTGGATATGCTGCAACAACGTCTTCTGCGAACTGTAGATACACGTATGAAATGGACAACCGAGAAACAGGAACGTTTGCGTGCAGCGCTGCAGCGGTTCAATCCTCGTGAACAGGTGAATGCAGCAAGACGGGAGAATGCATCAGCCCGGCGTCAACTGGAGGTTGCAATCCGATCCATTGCGAGAGCGAAGCAGCAGCAGTGGAAATCATCTGTACGTCATTTGGATGCGCTTAGCCCGCTCAAAGTTATGTCACGCGGATACAGCCTTGTCTATGACGAACAGGAGCAACGATTGATCAAATCGATGAAGGATGTACAGCCTGGAGATTCGATAAAGATTAAATTAACAGACGGACAGTTGGACTGTCAGGTTTGGGGAATGAAGGAGGACGACAATACCCATGGCGAATGA
- the dxs gene encoding 1-deoxy-D-xylulose-5-phosphate synthase, producing MLLPQIKQPSDLKSMSQDDLVLLSAEIRQFLIEKLSVTGGHLAPNLGVVELTVALHYCYNSPVDKMIFDVGHQAYVHKVLTGRMDRFDTLRQHNGLCGFVKRNESEHDVWEAGHSSTSLSAAMGMALARDLKGEDNQVIAMIGDGALTGGMAFEALNHIGHEQKKLMVILNDNEMSIAPNVGAMHKYLSKIRSDRHYLKAKDDVEGMLKKIPAIGDRLAKSASWIKDSVKYMMVPGVLFEELGFTYLGPIDGHDIPKLIETFKQADNVDGPVMVHVLTTKGKGYQPAEADSHKWHGISPYKIESGQVLKAVGKPMYTEVFGKTLIDLAKQDKRIVAVTPAMPTGSGLIPFSKEFPDRMIDVGIAEQHAATMCAALAMEGLKPVFAVYSTFMQRAYDQIVHDICRHNANVMFAIDRAGFVGPDGETHQGVYDVAFMRHIPNIVLMMPKDENELRHMMKTALEYNEGPIAYRYPRNNVVGVPLDDELIPIPIGTWEQLRPSEGYAIIASGSMVQLAEEAAETVKREGITVGVINARFLKPLDEQMLRDLAVRGTKLIVLEEASQAGSMGSAVLEFYAEQGLHDVHVQLMGIPDRFIEHGSIEDQRAEVGLTVENVSSELRSLAAQSSYGMSRTRFPS from the coding sequence GTGCTGCTTCCACAAATTAAACAACCCAGTGATCTAAAGTCGATGTCTCAGGATGATCTCGTTCTTTTGTCGGCAGAGATCCGGCAGTTTCTGATTGAGAAGCTGTCCGTTACAGGGGGCCATCTCGCACCCAACTTAGGAGTGGTTGAGCTCACGGTAGCCCTGCATTACTGCTATAACAGTCCAGTGGACAAAATGATTTTCGATGTAGGGCATCAGGCTTATGTGCACAAAGTTCTAACGGGACGGATGGATCGCTTCGATACACTTCGTCAGCATAATGGCTTGTGTGGATTTGTTAAACGTAACGAGAGTGAACATGATGTATGGGAAGCGGGCCACAGCAGCACATCGTTATCTGCTGCGATGGGCATGGCGCTTGCCCGTGATCTTAAAGGTGAAGACAATCAGGTTATCGCGATGATCGGGGATGGAGCGCTTACAGGTGGTATGGCCTTTGAAGCTCTCAATCACATCGGTCATGAACAGAAAAAGCTAATGGTTATCCTCAATGATAATGAAATGTCCATTGCTCCGAATGTCGGGGCTATGCATAAATATTTGAGCAAAATTCGTTCGGATCGCCATTATCTGAAAGCCAAGGATGATGTGGAGGGAATGCTCAAAAAAATTCCTGCCATAGGGGATCGTTTGGCCAAATCGGCGAGCTGGATTAAAGATAGTGTCAAATACATGATGGTTCCAGGAGTTCTGTTCGAAGAGCTGGGCTTCACCTATTTGGGACCCATTGATGGACACGACATTCCGAAATTGATTGAAACGTTCAAACAGGCGGATAACGTCGATGGTCCTGTAATGGTTCATGTACTGACAACCAAAGGTAAAGGCTATCAGCCAGCTGAGGCCGATTCACACAAATGGCACGGAATTTCTCCGTACAAAATTGAATCAGGTCAAGTGCTTAAGGCTGTAGGCAAACCGATGTATACGGAAGTGTTCGGTAAAACGTTGATTGATCTTGCCAAGCAGGATAAACGAATTGTTGCGGTAACACCAGCCATGCCAACAGGTTCAGGTCTCATTCCTTTCAGTAAAGAATTCCCTGATCGCATGATTGACGTGGGTATTGCCGAACAGCATGCAGCAACCATGTGTGCAGCACTGGCAATGGAAGGGTTGAAGCCGGTATTTGCCGTCTATTCGACGTTTATGCAACGTGCTTATGATCAGATTGTACATGATATTTGTCGTCATAATGCCAATGTCATGTTCGCCATTGACCGTGCCGGATTTGTCGGTCCAGATGGTGAAACGCATCAAGGTGTGTACGATGTGGCGTTTATGCGTCATATTCCGAATATCGTTCTGATGATGCCTAAGGATGAGAATGAACTGCGCCATATGATGAAGACGGCGCTTGAATATAATGAAGGCCCGATTGCTTATCGTTATCCACGAAACAATGTTGTAGGCGTGCCCCTTGATGATGAACTCATTCCGATTCCAATCGGTACATGGGAACAGCTTCGTCCATCTGAAGGTTATGCTATCATCGCTTCGGGGTCAATGGTACAGCTTGCTGAAGAAGCTGCAGAGACGGTTAAAAGAGAAGGTATTACGGTTGGCGTAATAAACGCCCGCTTCCTTAAGCCGCTTGATGAGCAGATGCTGCGTGATCTAGCAGTTCGAGGCACGAAGTTAATTGTGCTTGAAGAAGCATCACAAGCAGGCAGTATGGGCAGTGCAGTTCTGGAGTTTTACGCAGAACAAGGACTGCATGATGTTCATGTACAGCTGATGGGCATTCCGGATCGATTCATTGAACATGGCAGTATTGAGGATCAAAGAGCTGAAGTGGGACTCACGGTCGAGAATGTGAGTTCGGAGCTGCGCAGTTTGGCAGCCCAATCTTCATATGGTATGTCCAGAACTCGGTTTCCTTCATAA
- the ahrC gene encoding transcriptional regulator AhrC/ArgR yields the protein MKGQRHIKIREIISQNEIETQDDLVEALRKSGFQVTQATVSRDIKELLLIKIPMDDGRYKYSLPTDQRYNPIQKLKRALVDNFLHIDHTNNLVVMKCLPGTANSIAALLDNIEWTEVMGTICGDDTILIICRTESNSVTVIERIMGYIS from the coding sequence ATGAAAGGACAACGACACATTAAAATACGTGAAATCATTAGTCAAAACGAAATTGAAACCCAGGATGATCTGGTTGAAGCTTTGCGTAAATCCGGATTCCAGGTGACTCAAGCCACTGTATCACGGGATATTAAGGAGCTTCTTTTAATCAAGATTCCCATGGACGATGGACGATATAAGTATTCGCTACCTACAGACCAACGATATAATCCGATTCAGAAACTGAAACGTGCTCTTGTGGACAACTTCTTACACATTGATCATACAAACAATCTGGTTGTAATGAAGTGTTTGCCTGGCACAGCTAACTCCATTGCTGCCTTGCTCGATAATATTGAGTGGACGGAAGTGATGGGGACCATCTGTGGAGATGATACCATACTCATCATTTGCCGGACGGAAAGTAACAGCGTGACCGTAATCGAGCGGATTATGGGTTATATTTCCTAG
- a CDS encoding TlyA family RNA methyltransferase yields MSLPKERIDVLLVEQGYYESREKAKAAIMAGLVYANNERIEKAGMKIPREAELKVKGSVHPYVGRGGLKLEKAIRHFDLDMNGLVMLDIGSSTGGFTDCALQHGASHVYAIDVGYNQLDWSLRNDERVTVMERTNFRYVTPADLHGPVPNFASIDVSFISLRIILPPLLALLKQPADIVALIKPQFEAGREKVGKSGVVRDTKVHKDVLQTMLRFANELGLKLKGLTFSPITGGEGNIEFLAHWRLEEPEATQQENVQASLDALADQVAREAAHTFTGNSS; encoded by the coding sequence ATGTCACTCCCGAAAGAACGAATTGATGTTCTGCTGGTTGAGCAGGGATACTACGAAAGTCGTGAGAAGGCAAAAGCTGCAATCATGGCTGGACTGGTATATGCCAACAATGAGCGGATTGAAAAAGCGGGCATGAAGATTCCACGGGAAGCCGAACTTAAAGTAAAGGGTTCAGTACATCCCTATGTCGGTAGAGGCGGATTAAAGCTTGAAAAAGCGATCCGTCACTTCGATCTCGATATGAATGGACTTGTGATGCTTGATATCGGTTCATCCACTGGTGGATTTACTGATTGTGCCCTACAACATGGTGCATCTCATGTATATGCCATAGATGTAGGATATAACCAGCTGGATTGGTCACTCCGTAATGATGAACGGGTTACTGTAATGGAAAGAACCAATTTCCGTTATGTGACTCCCGCAGATCTTCATGGACCTGTGCCGAATTTTGCTAGTATTGATGTATCCTTTATTTCGCTGAGAATTATTTTGCCGCCGTTGCTGGCACTTCTAAAGCAACCGGCAGATATTGTGGCGTTAATTAAACCTCAGTTTGAAGCAGGCCGTGAGAAAGTCGGCAAGTCTGGCGTCGTTCGTGATACAAAGGTTCACAAGGACGTTTTGCAGACGATGCTTCGTTTCGCAAATGAGCTTGGATTAAAGCTAAAAGGTTTAACATTCTCGCCGATTACAGGCGGAGAAGGAAATATTGAATTTCTCGCTCACTGGCGTCTGGAAGAACCAGAGGCAACACAACAAGAGAACGTTCAGGCTTCACTTGATGCACTTGCAGATCAAGTTGCAAGGGAAGCTGCCCATACTTTTACAGGAAACTCATCATAG
- the xseB gene encoding exodeoxyribonuclease VII small subunit encodes MANEPELNFEEAMAALEDIVGQLEHGDVPLEQAIDLFQRGMKLSQLCGLKLEQVERKIEMIVEEDGELRKKPFGAAVDESGEVNE; translated from the coding sequence ATGGCGAATGAACCGGAATTGAATTTTGAAGAGGCAATGGCGGCATTGGAAGACATCGTAGGTCAGCTTGAGCATGGTGATGTTCCACTGGAACAGGCCATCGATTTGTTTCAGCGCGGAATGAAACTTTCCCAACTTTGTGGTTTGAAGTTAGAACAAGTGGAACGTAAGATCGAGATGATCGTAGAAGAGGATGGGGAACTTCGCAAGAAACCGTTCGGCGCTGCCGTCGACGAAAGTGGTGAAGTCAATGAGTAA